Proteins encoded by one window of Fusarium graminearum PH-1 chromosome 1, whole genome shotgun sequence:
- a CDS encoding DNA-repair protein rad13 has protein sequence MGVNGLWTVVQPCARPTNLATLNRKRLAVDASIWIYQFLKAVRDKEGNALRNSHVVGFFRRICKLLWFGILPVFVFDGGAPVLKRQTIQHRKQRREGRREDAVRTAGKLLAVQMQRIAEEDQDRRRRDRERDVSAREEQQQEVIPEASQLVYDDEALMSQHERQKGRSFRKQDAYHLPDLDGGGIAAMGKPEDPRIMSVEELEEYARQFHEGEDINLYDFSKIDFDGEFFKSLPAADRYNILNAARLRSRLRMGLSKEQLEEMFPDRMAFSKFQIDRVKERNHLTQRLMYEVGMTGTDLTLGVNARVAGEKNREYILVKNDGAEGGWALGVVSRDKDVGEAHKPIDVDAIQVQYQSKEEEEDEDEDFEDVPIEGLNRLPKPSAAQVASYQAAQDAATRRRQFYGGHRKESTAQEEGSLFVGGNVESTDDLFQQPPEDPLQADEEDDLNRAIAMSLQKQHGVGEESEKEDDFEDVPIEAPKWTQKSVESQKPITAKGGSMIAHVVNNRASAAVPKRQERSAADDSDSDEDMQTVLAKARMQKKPQLKPKAKFVPVVENKKNPFDGPLPFAKLDWRSSVFGKKQTNVAGPSREAEVTDKTPASKDDEEDDMAGGFEREAVDENAPKPLPPWMVDDTDIRESLKKQKDAEREINNADRQAAEEEQMLYRRKMQDQLIHIDSSSDDDSDVEVLDKAPSPKKVSQNETNVADVDEPEAIKQASPRSEKPELVSEEASEEITEPISLPGAEGLADRTLVDPADPLAEENKDKSEKSESPEPEFEDVVPTNVVAEVAAEKSPTPIFEELPSVSTPLANDEGQQPDLEDDGLFDDVEYDEFSDPGDEELMASLAEESEEHARFASELNNKTAEQNKEDYERELRALRTQQKKDRRDADEVTQVMITECQALLRLFGIPYITAPMEAEAQCAELVNLGLVDGIVTDDSDTFLFGGTRVYKNMFNSNKFVECYLVSDIEKELSLTRDQLISLAHLLGSDYTEGLPGVGPVTAVEILSEFPGRSGLENFREWWKSVQSQTRPKDADVSTPFRKKFRKSQGTKLFLPPSFPSPAVNDAYLHPEVDDSNEDFQWGVPDVEGLRQFLMATIGWSKERTDEVLVPVIKDMNKRDREESYGGILDLKAESSR, from the exons ATGGGTGTGAACGGTCTCTGGACAGTTGTGCAGCCATGCGCTCGACCGACGAACCTCGCGACTCTGAATCGCAAGCGGCTTGCAGTAGATGCCTCGATTTGGATCTACCAATTCCTCAAAGCTGTACGCGACAAGGAAGGGAATGCCTTGCGCAATTCGCATGTCGTTGGTTTCTTTCGTCGCATATGCAAGCTCCTATGGTTCGGAATCCTACCagtttttgtctttgatggcgGGGCCCCCGTACTCAAGCGACAGACCATCCAACATCGAAAGCAGAGACGTGAAGGTCGTCGCGAAGATGCTGTTCGGACCGCTGGCAAGCTCTTAGCTGTGCAGATGCAGCGAATCGCGGAAGAGGACCAAGATCGCAGGCGAAGAGACCGAGAACGTGATGTATCGGCCAGGGAGGAGCAGCAACAGGAGGTTATTCCTGAAGCTAGCCAGCTTGTCTACGATGACGAGGCTCTCATGTCACAACACGAACGACAAAAGGGCAGGTCATTTCGAAAGCAAGATGCCTACCATCTGCCCGATCTTGACGGGGGCGGTATCGCAGCAATGGGGAAGCCTGAGGATCCAAGAATCATGAGTGTAGAGGAGCTGGAAGAATACGCGCGACAGTTTCACGAAGGAGAGGACATCAATCTTTACGACTTTAGTAAAATTGATTTCGATGGCGAGTTTTTCAAAAGCCTCCCTGCCGCGGATCGATACAACATTCTGAACGCAGCAAGACTCCGAAGTCGACTGAGAATGGGCCTTAGTAAGGAACAGCTGGAAGAAATGTTCCCAGATCGCATGGCATTTTCCAAATTTCAAATTGACAGAGTCAAGGAGCGCAACCACCTCACTCAGCGTCTCATGTACGAAGTGGGCATGACTGGTACCGATCTCACTCTTGGGGTCAATGCAAGAGTTGCTGGTGAGAAGAATCGCGAGTATATTCTTGTGAAGAATGATGGTGCAGAAGGAGGATGGGCACTGGGTGTGGTTAGCAGGGATAAggatgttggagaagcaCATAAGCCTATTGACGTCGACGCTATTCAAGTTCAATACCagtccaaagaagaagaagaagatgaggatgaggattTTGAGGATGTCCCTATCGAAGGTCTCAACCGATTGCCAAAACCTTCTGCCGCACAGGTAGCTAGCTATCAAGCAGCCCAAGACGCAGCAACACGGCGTCGACAATTTTACGGCGGCCATCGGAAAGAATCAACCGCCCAGGAAGAGGGATCCCTCTTTGTAGGTGGTAATGTCGAAAGCACAGATGATCTGTTTCAACAACCACCTGAAGACCCGCTACAGgccgatgaggaggatgatcTCAACCGCGCAATCGCCATGTCACTCCAAAAACAGCATGGTGTTGGAGAGGAGTCAGAAAAAGAGGATGATTTCGAAGATGTCCCTATCGAAGCACCAAAATGGACACAAAAGTCTGTTGAGTCTCAAAAACCCATCACAGCCAAGGGTGGCTCCATGATCGCccatgtcgtcaacaaccGAGCAAGCGCTGCTGTACCCAAGCGACAAGAGCGCAGTGCCGCCGACGACAGCGATAGCGATGAGGACATGCAGACGGTGCTCGCAAAGGCAAGGATGCAGAAGAAGCCGCAGCTGAAACCGAAGGCAAAATTCGTACCTGTCGTtgaaaacaagaagaacccATTTGACGGCCCATTGCCATTCGCCAAGCTTGATTGGCGCTCTTCTGTgtttggaaagaagcaaaccAATGTAGCCGGACCAAGCAGGGAAGCCGAAGTTACAGATAAAACCCCAGCCTCaaaggacgatgaagaagacgacatGGCTGGTGGCTTTGAGAGAGAGGCAGTGGACGAGAATGCACCCAAGCCCTTGCCGCCATGGATGGTAGATGACACAGATATCCGAGAGtcgctcaagaagcagaaggacGCAGAACGTGAGATCAATAATGCAGACAGGCAGGCagccgaggaagagcaaATGCTTTATCGCCGGAAAATGCAGGACCAGCTGATTCATATCGACTCTTCATCAGACGATGATAGTGAcgttgaggttcttgacAAAGCCCCGTCACCTAAGAAGGTATCGCAAAATGAGACGAATGTCGCCGACGTCGACGAGCCTGAAGCCATAAAGCAAGCTTCGCCCCGATCTGAAAAGCCAGAGCTTGTTTCAGAAGAAGCCTCGGAGGAAATCACAGAGCCCATATCCCTGCCTGGAGCTGAAGGGCTTGCAGACCGTACTCTGGTAGACCCAGCTGACCCTCTGGCggaagaaaacaaagataAATCAGAGAAATCAGAGTCACCTGAACCGGAATTTGAGGACGTGGTGCCTACCAACGTAGTGGCTGAAGTCGCAGCGGAGAAGAGTCCTACGCCCATTTTTGAAGAACTTCCTTCTGTTAGCACACCCTTGGCAAACGATGAGGGTCAGCAGCCTGACctcgaagatgatggtctcTTTGACGACGTAGAGTATGACGAATTCAGCGACCCTGGTGATGAAGAGCTCATGGCATCACTGGCCGAAGAATCTGAAGAGCATGCCCGTTTTGCCAGTGAGCTGAACAACAAGACAGCCGAGCAGAACAAAGAGGACTATGAAAGAGAACTACGTGCTCTTCGAACTCAGCAGAAGAAAGACCGCCGAGATGCCGATGAGGTGACCCAAGTTATGATCACAGAGTGCCAAGCTCTGCTCCGATTGTTTGGTATCCCTTATATCACGGCTCCCATGGAAGCCGAAGCACAATGCGCCGAGCTGGTTAACCTTGGGCTCGTCGATGGCATCGTGACGGATGATTCAGATACCTTCTTATTTGGCGGCACACGAGTCTACAAGAACATGTTTAACAGCAACAAATTTGTAGAGTGTTATCTGGTGAGCGACATTGAGAAAGAGTTATCCTTGACCCGCGACCAACTTATCTCGCTTGCTCATCTACTCGGCTCTGATTATACCGAAGGACTACCTGGAGTAGGTCCAGTTACAGCAGTGGAGATCCTCTCCGAGTTCCCTGGTAGATCTGGGCTGGAGAACTTTCGCGAATGGTGGAAATCGGTACAGTCACAAACGCGGCCTAAGGATGCCGATGTTTCGACTCCCTTCCGCAAGAAGTTTCGAAAGTCGCAAGGCACCAAGCTCTTTCTACCGCCGAGCTTCCCTAGCCCGGCTGTCAACGATGCTTACCTTCACCCAGAGGTTGATGACAGCAATGAGGACTTTCAGTGGGGTGTACCGGACGTGGAGGGACTACGACAATTTTTAATGGCTACTATTGGTTGGAGCAAGGAGCGTACGGACGAAGTCCTCGTACCGGtcatcaaagacatgaaCAAGCGAGACCGCGAAG AATCTTACGGAGGCATATTGGATTTGAAGGCAGAATCTTCTAGGTAG
- a CDS encoding cysteine synthase 2 yields the protein MALSDHPKAYGSAAVAFAFTTGILVTLGFKDFYPDLERRFQRKRRANTGGGRRSSVFWGDPVELEDHESLPSSPTFYDGARNGLADGIEATIGNTPLIKVQSLSEATGRTIMAKAEFLNGAGNSPKDRVALNMIREAEAQGLLTPHKGDTIYEGTVGSTGISLATLARAMGYRAHICMPSDMALEKSDLLLHLGATVERVTPAPITSPDHFVNLARRRAEEHASKANDGSKGFFANQFESEANWKAHFNTTGPEIWGQTNGELDAFVAGAGTGGTVSGVAKYLKEEKEKSDIKVVLADPQGSGLYNKVRHGVMYSSTEREGTRRRQQVDTMVEGIGITRLTENFEAGRELIDDAVRVTDEQACRMARWLVEHDGIFVGSSSSVNCVAAVETAMRLPKGSRVVTILCDSGTRHLSKFWKHIKEMGIEGEEEATDLFTELGIPGHKA from the coding sequence ATGGCGCTCAGCGACCATCCCAAAGCTTACGGCTCTGCTGCCGTCGCCTTTGCTTTCACAACCGGTATCCTCGTCACTCTGGGCTTCAAGGACTTTTATCCAGATCTTGAGCGCAGGTTCCAGCGCAAGAGGCGCGCAAATACCGGCGGCGGGAGAAGATCTAGTGTCTTCTGGGGTGACCCCGTGGAACTCGAGGACCATGAATCTCTACCTTCGTCGCCAACTTTCTACGATGGCGCACGAAATGGCTTGGCTGATGGGATAGAAGCCACCATCGGAAACACTCCTCTTATCAAAGTACAATCTTTATCTGAAGCTACAGGGCGGACTATCATGGCAAAGGCTGAGTTCCTTAACGGTGCTGGAAACTCCCCCAAGGATCGTGTGGCGCTTAACATGATTCGTGAGgcagaagctcaaggtcttcTCACACCACACAAGGGCGATACTATCTATGAAGGAACAGTTGGAAGTACAGGTATCTCTCTGGCAACTCTTGCGCGCGCCATGGGCTACAGGGCTCATATCTGCATGCCCAGCGACATGGCTCTTGAGAAATCCGACCTACTACTTCATCTCGGCGCAACGGTCGAGCGAGTTACGCCTGCGCCTATTACCAGTCCCGATCACTTCGTCAACCTTGCGCGACGAAGGGCGGAGGAACACGCTAGCAAGGCCAACGATGGCAGCAAGGGATTCTTTGCGAATCAGTTCGAGTCCGAAGCTAACTGGAAAGCGCACTTCAACACCACGGGCCCTGAGATTTGGGGACAGACGAACGGTGAACTGGATGCTTTTGTGGCGGGTGCAGGCACAGGAGGAACAGTATCAGGCGTCGCAAAGtatctcaaagaagaaaaggaaaagtcAGATATCAAAGTGGTCCTCGCCGATCCTCAGGGCAGCGGTCTCTACAACAAGGTTCGCCATGGTGTCATGTACTCGTCGACAGAGCGCGAAGGCACTCGTCGCAGACAGCAGGTTGACACCATGGTCGAGGGTATTGGCATTACACGCTTAACTGAGAACTTTGAAGCAGGCCGTGAACTCATTGACGATGCTGTGCGGGTGACAGATGAGCAAGCCTGTCGTATGGCTCGCTGGCTAGTTGAGCACGACGGTATctttgttggcagcagcagttcCGTCAACTGTGTCGCCGCCGTCGAAACAGCTATGAGACTGCCCAAGGGAAGCCGTGTCGTGACAATTCTTTGCGACTCTGGAACAAGGCATCTCAGCAAGTTCTGGAAGCATATCAAGGAAATGGGAATTGAaggcgaggaggaggcgacTGATCTGTTTACCGAGCTAGGCATACCCGGCCACAAGGCATGA
- a CDS encoding deoxyuridine 5'-triphosphate nucleotidohydrolase — MTSETVAPDNSTISSPPAKRVKTTTMEAPPTLQIKKLSEKGRLPTRGSEFAAGYDIYSAHDTTIPARGKALVDTDISMAVPAGTYGRIAPRSGLASKHFIDTGAGVIDADYRGQVKVLLFNHNDSDFQIKEGDRIAQLILERIYTPEVVEVQELEESVRGAGGFGSTG; from the exons ATGACTTCTGAAACTGTCGCTCCTGATAACTCTACCATTTCGTCACCCCCCGCCAAACGAGTCAAGACCACCACAATGGAAGCTCCCCCAACActccagatcaagaagctctccgAGAAGGGCCGTCTTCCTACTCGCGGCAGCGAATTCGCTGCTGGCTACGACATCTACTCTGCTCACGACACAACCATCCCAGCTCGCGGGAAGGCTTTGGTCGATACTGATATCAGCATGGCTGTTCCTGCTGGAACCT ATGGTCGTATCGCTCCCCGATCAGGTCTCGCCTCCAAGCACTTCATCGACACAGGTGCTGGTGTCATTGATGCCGATTACCGTGGCCAGGTCAAggtccttctcttcaaccacAACGACTCCGACTTTCAGATCAAGGAGGGCGACCGCATTGCCCAACTCATCCTCGAGCGCATCTACACAcccgaggttgttgaggtccaggagcttgaggagagTGTTCGAGGTGCCGGCGGCTTTGGAAGCACTGGTTAA
- a CDS encoding alanyl-tRNA synthetase, whose amino-acid sequence MAESELKWPAARVRKTFFEYFEQRGHTIVPSSSVVPHNDPTLLFTNAGMNQFKPIFLGTVGKTDPMASLKAAVDSQKCIRAGGKHNDLDDVGKDSYHHTFFEMLGNWSFGDYFKKEAISYSWELLTKVYGLDPSRLYVTYFEGDEKLKLEPDLEAKELWISVGVPEDHILPGNMKDNFWEMGDQGPCGPCSEIHYDKVGGRNASSLVNMDDPMVVEVWNNVFMQYDRQKDGSLKSLPAKHIDTGMGYERLVSALQDTVSNYATDCFTPLFQKIQEVTGARPYTDKYGKDDADGIDTAYRVVADHIRTLSFSIADGAVPNNDGRGYVIRRVLRRGVRYARKYFNADIGAFFSKILPALVDQMGEQFPELVKKQQDIKEILDEEEVAFAKTLDRGEAQFEKYAAEATKNGAKKLQGDVVWRLYDTFGFPVDLTRLMAEERNLEIDDEEVKAAQDKAREASKAVKESVQTFAKLNVHQISELEKDLKVERTNDDAKFLLGDSNAQVQLIYDGTSFLKSTKDVPEKTALGLLIDKTNFYAESGGQVADTGRIVIDDVAEFKVLDVQNYGGYVLHNGYIEYGTLSSGDKVICEYDELRRSPIRNNHSGTHILNHSLREVLGDEVNQKGSLVDSDKLRFDFSHKTGVKIEELKKIEEMSNEYIRRGQKIYSKEVDLEKARQIEGCRAVFGETYPDPVRVVSIGKDIDEMLADPKKPEWRQYSVEFCGGTHVEQTGLIKDLILIEESGIAKGIRRIIAYTGEAAHQVQREADEFSKKIDALDQLPLGPEKEAQMKAVSVELSQLTISTLTKDDFNKRYQKINAAVTAEQKKRQKAESKTALDTVKKHFDTNKDAKWFVGRLPVGATSKALMEVVKHYQGKDKEKTVYVFGGSKEEGAVAHGVYVGTHLASQGVTAEQWAASVSEVIGGRSGGKEPTRQGQGTKPENLDEGVETATKWLDEKLKL is encoded by the exons ATGGCTGAGTCGGAGCTCAAGTGGCCCGCTGCTCGGGTGCGAAAGACCTTTTTCGAGTACTTTGAACAGAGGGGCCACACGATAG TCCCATCTTCATCAGTCGTCCCTCACAATGACCCCACCCTGCTCTTCACCAACGCTGGCATGAACCAGTTCAAGCCCATCTTCCTCGGCACCGTTGGCAAGACCGATCCCATGGCTAGTCTCAAGGCAGCTGTCGATTCACAAAAATGTATACGAGCAGGCGGCAAGCAcaatgatcttgacgatgttggcAAGGATAGCTATCACCACACATTCTTCGAGATGTTGGGTAACTGGTCTTTCGGCGACtacttcaagaaggaggccatTTCATATTCTTGGGAGCTCCTCACCAAGGTCTACGGTCTGGACCCTTCCCGTCTTTATGTCACATACTTCGAgggtgatgagaagttgaAACTGGAGCCTGATctggaggccaaggagctctGGATCTCGGTTGGTGTCCCCGAGGACCACATCCTTCCTGGAAACATGAAGGATAACTTCTGGGAAATGGGTGACCAAGGCCCTTGCGGTCCTTGCAGTGAGATCCACTACGACAAGGTTGGTGGTCGAAACGCTTCAAGCCTCGTTAACATGGATGACCCCATGGTTGTCGAGGTTTGGAACAACGTTTTCATGCAATATGACCGCCAAAAGGATGGCAGCCTCAAGTCTCTTCCCGCCAAGCACATCGACACTGGTATGGGTTACGAGCGACTCGTTTCCGCTCTTCAGGATACTGTCTCCAACTACGCTACCGATTGCTTCACTCCTCTTTTCCAGAAGATTCAGGAGGTCACCGGTGCCCGACCCTACACTGACAAGTACGGCaaagatgatgctgatggcaTTGACACTGCCTACCGTGTAGTCGCTGATCACATTCGAACCCTGTCTTTCTCCATCGCTGACGGTGCTGTTCCCAACAACGATGGCCGAGGTTACGTTATTCGACGTGTGTTGAGACGAGGTGTTCGATATGCCCGAAAGTACTTCAACGCCGATATCGGTGCTTTCTTCTCTAAGATCCTGCCTGCTCTCGTTGACCAGATGGGAGAGCAATTCCCTGAGctcgtcaagaagcagcaagaTATTAAGGAAATCcttgacgaggaggaagttgCCTTTGCCAAGACTCTGGATCGTGGTGAGGCTCAATTTGAGAAATACGCTGCTGAGGCCACCAAGAACGgcgccaagaagctccagggTGATGTTGTTTGGCGACTTTACGACACTTTTGGTTTCCCTGTTGATCTTACTCGCCTGATGGCCGAGGAGCGCAACCTCGAGattgatgacgaggaggtcaaggccgcCCAAGACAAGGCCCGTGAGGCCAGCAAGGCAGTCAAGGAGTCGGTTCAGACttttgccaagctcaatgTTCACCAAATCtctgagcttgagaaggaCCTTAAGGTTGAGCGAACCAACGACGACGCCAAGTTTCTTCTGGGTGACAGCAATGCGCAAGTTCAGCTTATTTACGACGGCACATCCTTCCTTAAATCAACCAAGGACGTCCCTGAGAAGACTGCTCTCGGTCTCCTgatcgacaagaccaacttcTACGCCGAATCAGGTGGTCAGGTCGCTGATACTGGACGCATTGTAATTGATGATGTCGCCGAGTTCAAGGTGCTTGATGTCCAGAACTATGGTGGATACGTCCTCCACAACGGATACATCGAGTACGGTACCTTGTCTTCTGGAGACAAGGTCATCTGCGAGTACGACGAGCTGCGCCGATCGCCCATTCGCAACAACCACAGTGGAACTCACATCCTCAACCACTCCCTGCGAGAGGTTCTCGGCGATGAAGTCAACCAGAAGGGTTCTCTGGTCGATAGCGACAAGCTCCGTTTCGATTTCTCTCACAAgactggtgtcaagattgaggagctgaagaagatcgaggagaTGTCCAACGAGTACATTCGTCGCGGCCAGAAGATCTACTCCAAGGAGGTCGACTTGGAGAAGGCTCGCCAGATTGAAGGATGCCGTgctgtctttggcgagaCCTACCCTGACCCTGTCCGTGTTGTCTCTATTGGCAAGGATATCGATGAGATGCTCGCTgatcccaagaagcctgagtgGCGCCAGTACAGTGTTGAGTTCTGTGGTGGTACTCATGTCGAGCAGACTGGTTTGATTAAGGATCTTATCCTTATTGAAGAGAGTGGTATTGCCAAGGGTATCCGTCGTATCATCGCCTATACTGGCGAGGCTGCGCACCAAGTTCAGCGTGAAGCTGATGAGTTCTCCAAGAAGATCGATGCTCTCGACCAGCTGCCTTTGGGCCCCGAGAAGGAGGCCCAGATGAAGGCCGTCAGTGTGGAGCTGAGCCAGTTGACcatctcaaccttgacaaagGACGACTTCAACAAGCGCTACCAGAAGATCAACGCGGCTGTCACCGccgagcagaagaagcgccAGAAGGCTGAGTCCAAGACTGCGCTtgacactgtcaagaagcacTTTGATACCAACAAGGATGCCAAGTGGTTTGTTGGTCGTCTGCCCGTTGGCGCCACCTCCAAGGCTCTGATGGAAGTGGTCAAGCACTACCAGGGTAAGGATAAGGAGAAGACTGTCtatgtctttggtggcaGCAAGGAGGAGGGTGCCGTTGCTCACGGTGTCTATGTCGGAACT CATCTTGCGTCCCAAGGTGTGACTGCCGAACAATGGGCTGCTTCTGTGTCCGAAGTCATTGGTGGCCGCTCCGGTGGTAAGGAGCCTAcacgacaaggccaaggtaCCAAGCCTGAGAACCTCGACGAGGGTGTTGAGACCGCGACCAAGTGGCTCgatgagaagctgaagctgtaA